GCTTCATGTAATCGCCGGATTCATGATCTTTCCTTGAGGCTAGCTGGCCGTTTATATGCTCTATCTCCCGTTCAAGGCGCAGCACCTCCGAAAAGGCCGACATCGCCTCTTCGAAAACGGTCTTCCCGTCATGGTGCACCATCTGCTGGGGCAGGTAGCCAATGTTTATACCCTCGGGCACCACTATCTCTCCGCTATCGGGTGTGACCTGTCCCTTGATCATCCTTAGCAGGGTTGTTTTTCCCGCACCGTTACGGCCCACCAGTCCTATCCGGTCTCTCCTGTTAATCTGGAATGAGATGCCGCTGAACAGCTCAAAATCGCCGAAATTTATTGCTACCTGGTTGACCGAGATCATAAATACCTTAGTTTAGGGTGAGCAAAGATAAAAAATATTTTACCCGCTCCGTGGGGCGGGGTATAATCTTAAGTTATGCAGTGATACCGGATAATAATTAACTTTGCATCAAAAAAACAGAAAGTGCGAAGAAAGAAACCGCTGCCGCTTCTTGAAAAAATCTCAATAACCGGAATAGCTGCCGGTGGCAAAGCTGTTGTCAGGCATGATGACAGGGTGGTATTCGTGCCTTTTGCCGCACCGGGCGATGTCGTCGATGTGCAGGTTACGAAAAAGAGGCGTAATTTCCTTGAGGGGAGCATTGTCAGGTTTCATGAGATGTCGGACCACCGGATCGAACCGGTTTGTGAACATTTCGGCATATGCGGCGGCTGCAAGTGGCAGCACCTTTCCTATGAACAGCAGCTTGAAGCTAAGCAGCAGGAGGTAACCGACCATTTCAGGAGGATCGGAAAGTTTGACTTCCCTGCTTCCGAGCCCATCCTGGCCGCCCCTGCAACGGAGTTTTACAGGAACAAGCTGGAGTTTACCTTTACTTCCAGGAGGTGGCTTACCGGAGAGGAGTTATCGTCGGGCGAAACATTTGATGATATGAGGGCCGCGGGGTTTCATATTCCGGGCCGGTTTGACAAGGTACTCGATATAAAAAAGTGCTGGCTGCAGCCCGATCCGTCAAACCCGATAAGGCAGGCAATCAGGGATTATGCTATTGAGCGCAACCTTGAGTTCTTCGACCTTGTAAGGCAGGAGGGTTTTTTGCGGACACTGGTGGTGCGGACAAGCTCAAACGGGGAGGTGATGGTGATAGTGGTTTTTTTCAGGGATGACAGGGAGGAGATCCAACGGTTGCTGGAATTCACTGCCGGCAGCTTTCCTGAGATCACTTCGCTTATGTACGTTATTAACCCCAAGGCCAACGACACCATTTCCGACCTTGATGTGAAACTGTTCAGCGGGAGAGATCATATAACAGAGGAGATGGAGGGCCTGAAGTTCAGGGTCGGCCCGAAATCGTTTTACCAGACCAATCCGGCCCAGGCTTTGGAACTCTACAGGATAGTCAGGGATTATGCCCTTCCGCGAAAGCGTGAAACTGTTTACGATCTCTATACCGGAACCGGCACCATTGCCCTGTTTCTTGCGGGTCAATGCGGGGTGGTGCGGGGACTCGAATATGTGGAGGATGCGGTTGAGGATGCAAGGCTCAATGCGGCAGTGAACAATATTGACAATGCCACTTTCCATGCCGGAGATATAAAGGAGCTGCTGACCCGCGAATTTACTGACCGGCATGGCAAACCAGATACCATAATAACTGATCCGCCGCGTACCGGCATGCATGGCGATGTCGTGGGCAGGCTGGCGGAGATATTGCCGCAGAAAATAGTGTACGTAAGTTGTAATTCGGCAACACAGGCGAGGGACATAGCGTTGCTTGACCATGCCTATCGTGTTGAGAGGCTGCGTGCCATTGACATGTTCCCTCATACGCACCATGTCGAGAGCATGGCGCTGCTGACCAGGCGCTGATATCTTCCCGGAATACCATGCTGCCGTCAGTGATCTGACCGGATCCGGCCCTTTTTCATGATTTGTCAAGGTGGAAGATGACCCTGCCGAAGCCTTCGATGGCTTTTTTATCGAGATGCGAAACCGATTTGTCAACTCCTGAGCTGCTGATCAGTTCTCTTTCAGCCCTGTTCATTTTTTCCAGGGTGAACTCACCGCCAAACAGTCCCTTTGCCACGGCATGATCACGCAGCTTTTCGCTGAAAGCCCCTTTAAACTGACTGGCGGCTTTATCTCCTTCGCACATATGGCAAAGATACAGTCCGAGTCGTTTCCTGAGCAGGTCAGCTTCATTGTCGCTGCAGAACTTCCGGATCTTCTCCTGTATCCGGCCCATGTGTACCGATCCGCCGATTATTATTGTATCGTAACCCGACAGCGGCGGCGGGTGCTTGTCCCTCAGGTTGATCATCTCGACCTTTTTCCAGTGCATACCGGCCAGCATGCGGGCTGCCTTTTCGGCACAACCGTGACGTGACATATATATGATTACAGCAGCCATACTTGTATTTAGCACATTATTAGCATTATAGAACCTGATACCAGTGCGGGATATCTTAACTGTCTGCCGACAGGGTATTCCCCTGACGGTAATATTCTGAATAATCCTTTACGACCCGGGCATATTTTGACGACAACATCCTGAGGAGAGGGTGAACGGGTGAATATACCCTGTTGTCAATACTCCGAACCGGCAGGACTCCCGGCGACGTTCCTGTAATGAAGCATGAACTGAAGCCGTTAAGATCACCTGAGTGTATTTTTCTTTCCTCGTATGCTATGCCTTCCCGGTTGCATATTTCCAGGATGTATTTTCTTGTTATACCCGGAAGAACATCCTTTTCCGGGGGTGTAACGACCAATTCATCTTTAATCGCGAAAAAGTTTGATTTGCTTCCCTCGGTAACAAAGCCTTCTTCGGTGACCAGGAGTGCTTCCATTGCATTTTCCTGTCTGATTCTCGCTGCAATGGATACCCTGAAATTCATATCAATTATCTTGCAGTGTACATCCAGGCGTTCTGCGTTGACCGTAATAAGGTGAACACCCTTCTGGTATTCGGTTGCGGCAGGATAGTAATGGGGTATGAAGTAACTGTATATATGGGGGGGTGAAATGCAGTCAACATCACAATGCAGGACCACCCTGATATTTCCGTCACCGTACTCACTGTTGACGTCGATGAGGAGCTTTATGTTATCCATTATTAAGTTTGCCGGCGGTATGCTTGTAACATTCCTTCCTGACGCTGACCTGATCAGCCTTTCAATGTGATCTTCAGCAAAAAGAGGGACTTTATCCTGTACTTTTATTACCTCGTAAAAGGATATACCTCTGCTATATATCCCCTGGTCAAAATGAAATGCTTCAGAAACATTGTTGTTTTTTACAAAAAAGTCACCCAGTGGTTCGCCTGATCGTGATAGTTTACCTGTTGAAGTTGTAGTCATGGTTTTAGGCTCCGGCAGCAGTTCTTGAATATAAACACAAAATTGCCCGCCTTGTTTAAAAATATTGTTTATAAGTTATTTATTTGTATATTGTATTACGATTAATCCATCATATGATGGCCGGCAGGCGGAAACTGAAGAAACATATAAATAACCTCTGCTTCAGGGTTACCGGTGAATGTTTCACATTCCTTGAGCATACACCCTCGCTGAACCAGGAGAATGTGCAGCTGATAATAGCTGATGCAGTCGAACTCAGGAACAGGCTTGTTTTTATGTTAAATAACCCGCAACCGGGTCACGGTAATACCAGAATGTATTACCGTGATATCAGGAAGGAGCTGCATGAGAAGACAAGAGAGCTAATCGGGAGACTTAACAGCCTCCCTAGGTAGAAACTGCAATATCACCTTTTCTTTATCGCCTCGTCAATCTCCCTTGAAAAGCTGCTTTCAGTCCTTCTTGCAGCCTGTCTGAACGCTTCCTCTCCTGCGCTTTCGGGGCTTAAATGTGAGCCGGTGAAACCTTCCAGATCCCTCCGGTATATAACTCTTCCGCCGGAATGTTCGAGTGACAATGAACCGGTGACCCTGGAATTCGTGAATGAGCCGGTCTCACCTGTCACTGTTGATGAAGCTGTTATTCTCAATATATAATCGGCTTGCGATGTATCACCTGCTGCAATATAGCCCGATGCAATCAACGATTTCCTTGCACTCTCGCCAATTATGCCGGGAATTAGGGGATGGCCGAGGTTTGTTTCCTCCGATATAATTGCGATAACCGGAGGCTCCGCTCTTATTGTCACCTCAGTGCCGGGGGAGCCAAAGCGCCTGATCAGTCTTCTTATAACGGGGTCTCTTGTCGATTCTTCAAGTATCGATTCAATATCGGCTTCGACCCTGAACGTTTCCGTTGCATCAATCGACCTTACCACATCGATTCCAAAGCCTGCCGAGCCGTCCCTGGCAGTCCTTGTACGGTTGTTTCTTATGGGCCGGCCGGTATATGTTGCTATCAGCGGGAAATCGGGAACAGGCCCACCGCTGAACTGCGTGACCCTGAACCTCAGTAGCGACGAGGGAATCTCATTCCCGGTTTTTACAGTTATTACAGGAGTTTCAGGTTCGATCTCAATCTGCGAAATTGTGGCCGACAGCTCATTGAATATTTCAGTACCCAGTTGCACCTGGCGCCCCCTGAATTCTGACGGCAGAGGATCATCCAGGTAATTGCGGATTGCCTCCATCGAGTTTATGAGGTGGACCAGACTGGTGCGCAGATGTCCGTCATCCCTTGCTTTCAGGGCGTGTTCAAGATGCCCGGCGGCAAGCTTTTTTGCATCCTCTCTTCTTCTGGCAACAATTTCGCGGTGCCTGGCCTCTGAAAGCCTGAAATACATCCAGTAACTCTCATGATCCTCCCATGTGCCGACTGTTTCATAACCTTCCAGGTCCTCAAGCGTTCTGGCTTCGACAGTAGCTGAGAAATCCTCCCTGAAGCCCAGGTTTGACTCAAAGGCATGAAGCACGGAACTTGATGAAATGGTGACCGAAATGCCACCGGCAAGGTCGGCCAGTGCATTCTGTCTTGCAGTCTGCTGGTATTGATGAACATTGGGTGTCTTACGCGCCCAGCCGATACCAACATAGTAACCGGGTATGACGGGGCGCCGGTTCACCCAGTCCGGCGCCGGCTCAGCAGGTTCCGGCAGCGACCTTCCCCCACCGCAACTGCTCAGATACAGAAGCAGCAATAGTACAGACATATATTTTACAGTACCTGCCATCATTTTTCCGGGTCATATTGGTTTATGGCCTGGCTGACGTGCGATGCCAGTCCCTTTACAAGTTCTTCCCTGAGGGCTTCAACCGGCTTTATGGTCTGGCGTGCCTCCAGGAGTGACCTGAGGCTTCTGATATGTCTTGGTTCATCCTGGATGACATCTTTCGGTGATTCCCTGTCTTTGTATTCCCAGTGACCCGGTACCAGGTTCTTTACATCGCCGTCGAATACTGCAAAATGTATTTCGTCGCGGGGATTAAGATCAGCTTTGCCCGAAAGAAGTATCGCTCCTGTTTCAGTTGAACTAAGCTGGTATTCAATTGATCCCCTGGTACTGTTGGCCCTTTTGAACTCATTATATGTGACCTTATGGTAGACAGTCCGTTCACTCTCCTCTCTTGTGACGTTATCCCTTACCTTCACAACTTCCCTGAGGTAGCCTCTTCTCTCAGTCCGCTGGATGCCGCCACCGGAAACTCCGAAGTTTGTCACCCTTGCGGTAAGTATTGCCCTGGCGGCCAACAGCCTTCCCACCTCTATTTCCCTGCCGGCGGCCGCCGCGCGTTCCTGCTCCCTCAGGAAGGCATCAATGTTCCGCTCATCCACAACCCTGATGAACGGGTTGCCTGTACCGCTCAGCTGCGATACTACTTCGCGCCTTAGTGTGTTATGTATCGTGCGGTGGCCGGTGGTATTCTCAAAGTCTGCAACAGCAATTGTCAGTATTCCTTTATCCAGTGCATCCTGCTGCAGCTCCCTTGCATCCTTGTAAGTTCCGTGATTGTTGATCAGCATGGAGAATGTATAGTAAGCCCTGCGATAATAGCCGCTATTATAATACTCCACACCTTCACGGTACAGAGGTTCGCTGCGTGAGATCCTCATATGCTGGTCAACGTCGCGGTAGGAAGGGTCGATCCTCTTTATCTCCGAAAATATAGCCTCAGCCCGGCTGAACTGCTCTTCTTCCAGCAATAACCTCGCTTCTTCGAAAGAGCGGTCCAGGAACCTTGGCCTGGCATCTTCATAATGCGAGCGGGCCTGGGCAGGCATAGCCAGATCAATCCCTGCGGCCCTTATCCGCTGGTGCCAGTTCAGAGCATCAAGATACCGGTATACCGTTTCCCTGTCATCACCCTCATTCCATGCCTGGGTTACCCTGGCTGCTTTTGCCTCAAGTGTCCTTTGCCCTGTCCTGCGGAGGCCGGTAGCCGCATCGACGTTGTTGCGGTTGGCATTGAATGATTGCAGGTACCTTTCAGCCGCCATCTCATAAAACCCTGCATCCTCGAGTTTCTCAGCCTGACGGGCAAACCTTCGCGATGCGCATGAGGGCAAAGTTGCAACTGCCAGGAGCAGCAAAAGTACCGGCAGGTAAGGTGTTATTGCTGAAAGCCTCTGCATTGTACAATTATTTTTCTTGTCGTTTATCCATTCTATCTCCCTGAATATCCTGCATCAAACTGCAGTGCTTCAATTGCGCCGCTAAGGTATACCAGGGGTGCGTTCCAGTTAATTGCTATCTCATTGGATGCGTATGAACACCAGTCATCAACGAATGATTCGTCAGGTACATCCGATGGGTAATCACAGCCGTCCTGCTGCCCGGGATTTGGGCCCCCTGCCAGAAGTCCGGGTACAGGATCAGGCAGCGGATCGGCATCCGAGGGCCGGTGGTGTACATGCATGGGTGTCCTGTAACCGTGCCCTGTCACGAATGAATAACCTGTGGCATTTCTGCCTGCCAGGTAATCGAGATTGTGCAGAGCACCATCAAGATAGCTCCTGTTACCGGTAATCAGGTATGCATTAATGAGCGCGATGCCCTGATTTGCAGCGACGGAATTACTGCCCCATACAAAGTCTCTCGGACTCCTTCCCATTACGGCATGATAAGGGCGGCTGCCCAGGTCTTCGATAAGTTCGTTTGCCAGCCTTTCGAGTCTGATCTTAATGATCTCAATGTTACCCGATGCAAATTGCGGCAGATCATCTTCTTTCCTAAGCAGCGAATAGTATGCAAGGAGCCTGACCTGGTTCCATGATGGAATTGGCATTTCAGTATCGGGAAACAGGTTGACGGATCTGAAATACTTATCATCGCCGGTGGTAATGAACAGTTCGGCAGCAGCCCATATGAATTCGTCTGTTACATTTCCGTCGCCGTAGGCTCCGGTTACAATATCGGGGTCATACTGCCTGTTCATATCATTCTGCCTGTAGTATAATTCGGGATTTTCAACAGCCCATTCCCAGGCATAGACAGCGGCATTTATGCAGGAGTCCGCCAGTCCCGGAACAATATTCTCATACTCCCTGAGTATTCTTGATGCCTGTGCCAGGACTGCGGTAAAATTCAGTGCGGCAGCAGTACTTTTCTGAACCACATATCTCTGGTTAACTGCTTCAGCCGGCATCAGCCTGCCTTCGAAGTTTGCGGTTGTCAGTTTATGATAAACTCCGCCGTCGTAAGGATCCTGCATTTTTATCATCCATCTCAGGTTCCAGAGCAGCTCGTTAAGTATGTCGGGCAGGCCGTTCCCCGTTTCAGGTATGTTCACCGTAAGGTTATTATAGTACTCCGGAAAATCTTCCAGTGCCGACAACATTGTTCCCATTGTTATCCCGCTGTTTACAACATATTTGTTGTAATCGCCGGCATCATACCATCCCTTCGGTGCCGATATTATGGTTCCCTCGGGTCTGGTCTCCGTGGCAGCGGAGGCATGCACCATTACATGGTTGTCGGGGTGTCCTGCCGGTCTTGCCCACTTACCGGCATATTCCCAGGGTAAGGGAGTGGACATCCTGTTAAAATAAAATGCCTTAAGAGAAGCTTTAGCAAGTGGTTCATGCACGGCCCCGGTAATTTCAAATGGCCATGAGTAACCAAGTCCGGGAACAACCACTACATAGACACCTGTGACTGTGAAATCGCTGAAATCGGCCAGCCAGGTCTCGACATCCGAATACGGGGCACTCTTCGGCCCGGTGGCTGTCCCGGTAAAAAGAGTATCTGCCAGGTCAGGAGTGGTTATGTGGAATATGTCTGCCGGGTATTCACGTACAGCTGCAATTTTGGGTGCATTGGGATAGTATCCTATCTGGTTTACCCTTATCTGCTCGCTTCGCCGTTGTGAAAA
Above is a window of Marinilabiliales bacterium DNA encoding:
- a CDS encoding flavodoxin, which gives rise to MAAVIIYMSRHGCAEKAARMLAGMHWKKVEMINLRDKHPPPLSGYDTIIIGGSVHMGRIQEKIRKFCSDNEADLLRKRLGLYLCHMCEGDKAASQFKGAFSEKLRDHAVAKGLFGGEFTLEKMNRAERELISSSGVDKSVSHLDKKAIEGFGRVIFHLDKS
- a CDS encoding cellulase codes for the protein MIRLLSLFLLALISVSAFSQRRSEQIRVNQIGYYPNAPKIAAVREYPADIFHITTPDLADTLFTGTATGPKSAPYSDVETWLADFSDFTVTGVYVVVVPGLGYSWPFEITGAVHEPLAKASLKAFYFNRMSTPLPWEYAGKWARPAGHPDNHVMVHASAATETRPEGTIISAPKGWYDAGDYNKYVVNSGITMGTMLSALEDFPEYYNNLTVNIPETGNGLPDILNELLWNLRWMIKMQDPYDGGVYHKLTTANFEGRLMPAEAVNQRYVVQKSTAAALNFTAVLAQASRILREYENIVPGLADSCINAAVYAWEWAVENPELYYRQNDMNRQYDPDIVTGAYGDGNVTDEFIWAAAELFITTGDDKYFRSVNLFPDTEMPIPSWNQVRLLAYYSLLRKEDDLPQFASGNIEIIKIRLERLANELIEDLGSRPYHAVMGRSPRDFVWGSNSVAANQGIALINAYLITGNRSYLDGALHNLDYLAGRNATGYSFVTGHGYRTPMHVHHRPSDADPLPDPVPGLLAGGPNPGQQDGCDYPSDVPDESFVDDWCSYASNEIAINWNAPLVYLSGAIEALQFDAGYSGR
- the rlmD gene encoding 23S rRNA (uracil(1939)-C(5))-methyltransferase RlmD — encoded protein: MRRKKPLPLLEKISITGIAAGGKAVVRHDDRVVFVPFAAPGDVVDVQVTKKRRNFLEGSIVRFHEMSDHRIEPVCEHFGICGGCKWQHLSYEQQLEAKQQEVTDHFRRIGKFDFPASEPILAAPATEFYRNKLEFTFTSRRWLTGEELSSGETFDDMRAAGFHIPGRFDKVLDIKKCWLQPDPSNPIRQAIRDYAIERNLEFFDLVRQEGFLRTLVVRTSSNGEVMVIVVFFRDDREEIQRLLEFTAGSFPEITSLMYVINPKANDTISDLDVKLFSGRDHITEEMEGLKFRVGPKSFYQTNPAQALELYRIVRDYALPRKRETVYDLYTGTGTIALFLAGQCGVVRGLEYVEDAVEDARLNAAVNNIDNATFHAGDIKELLTREFTDRHGKPDTIITDPPRTGMHGDVVGRLAEILPQKIVYVSCNSATQARDIALLDHAYRVERLRAIDMFPHTHHVESMALLTRR